A region of Subdoligranulum variabile DNA encodes the following proteins:
- a CDS encoding radical SAM/SPASM domain-containing protein, which produces MEEEKEVEISEDKVYNLPPFQIVKYKDQYLAIATELAIWVVLTNENQLTIFKMLQKGTTVGKILNEYETDQEDIAYVLTQIEAKKIESAITKSAFSNTKLHLHVTNQCNMRCPHCYMKSGNAYNDELSTDEIKSLCDQFYHAGGTDVFLTGGEPTVRPDFFELVEYISRLGMKVSIYSNGLFWNEERVRRLASQNVDCIQISIDGYDEESNSLVRGKNAFERALNAVALFVKYRIFVKIAVTPPYEVICAHSAEYIRFSRKLLEKYGKEAIQIDYSYFLMPGRNLSAEVVAERKTEYYALVDQVVTGIYGDTAEDSFVSNVSEGICDSCGYGGLNVMANGDFYFCDRIPDVAKIGNIRDMPFEEIHALMQAAQQAGKIDNFKPCNTCALKYICGGGCRAEHFRQFTKLHDISNINFDHIEPRTCSQENKEKFYELMLKTNERFFC; this is translated from the coding sequence ATGGAGGAAGAAAAAGAGGTAGAAATTTCCGAAGATAAAGTATATAATCTACCGCCTTTCCAAATTGTAAAATACAAGGATCAATATCTTGCGATAGCCACGGAGTTGGCAATATGGGTTGTCCTTACAAATGAAAACCAACTTACTATTTTCAAAATGCTCCAGAAAGGGACTACGGTAGGAAAGATCCTCAACGAATACGAAACAGATCAAGAAGACATTGCGTATGTACTTACACAGATAGAAGCGAAAAAAATCGAAAGCGCTATAACAAAATCTGCGTTTTCCAACACAAAACTTCATTTGCATGTAACCAATCAGTGCAATATGAGATGTCCGCATTGCTATATGAAATCCGGGAATGCGTATAACGACGAATTATCTACCGATGAAATAAAGTCGTTATGCGACCAATTTTATCACGCGGGAGGAACGGATGTCTTTCTGACTGGTGGTGAACCGACGGTACGGCCGGATTTCTTTGAACTGGTGGAGTATATTTCCCGTTTGGGAATGAAGGTCTCTATCTATAGTAATGGCCTCTTCTGGAACGAAGAAAGAGTGAGACGCCTTGCCTCCCAGAACGTGGATTGCATTCAGATCAGCATTGATGGATACGATGAAGAAAGCAATTCCCTCGTGCGCGGCAAAAACGCATTTGAACGGGCACTGAATGCTGTTGCATTGTTCGTAAAGTATCGCATTTTTGTAAAGATTGCCGTAACTCCTCCCTATGAGGTAATTTGTGCGCATTCGGCAGAATATATCCGGTTTTCCCGGAAACTGCTTGAAAAGTATGGGAAAGAAGCGATCCAAATCGATTATTCTTACTTTTTGATGCCCGGCCGAAATCTCAGTGCAGAGGTTGTGGCGGAAAGAAAAACAGAGTACTATGCCTTAGTCGACCAAGTCGTTACCGGGATTTACGGCGATACGGCCGAAGATTCCTTTGTCAGCAATGTCTCGGAAGGTATCTGTGATAGTTGCGGGTATGGCGGGTTGAATGTAATGGCAAACGGGGATTTCTATTTTTGTGACAGAATTCCGGACGTGGCCAAAATCGGCAATATACGGGATATGCCTTTTGAGGAGATCCATGCGTTGATGCAGGCCGCGCAGCAGGCAGGAAAAATTGATAATTTTAAGCCGTGTAACACCTGTGCGCTAAAATATATTTGCGGCGGTGGTTGCCGCGCCGAGCATTTTAGGCAGTTTACAAAACTCCATGATATTTCGAATATCAATTTTGACCATATTGAGCCCCGAACGTGTAGCCAAGAGAACAAAGAGAAGTTTTATGAATTGATGCTGAAAACAAACGAAAGGTTTTTTTGCTAA
- a CDS encoding GH36-type glycosyl hydrolase domain-containing protein: protein MQHPHFIDADGSFTLDRPEEISQLYFPLASEAGLKSCVSPDLGGDAKLDQETFLLEPVSVENLHNNRSTRNFWLVGADGTALSLTGASAAQQAVKFTPAQDDSRLTAGFMWHTLERTLKAAGVRAVLTSFVPVGDNVEVLSVTVENITDSTLTFTSYGAVPLYGRSADNLRDHRNVTSMLHRIRTTVHGVRVCPTMSFDERGHRPNQKVYYLLGYGADGQAPAAFYPTVEEFIGEGGSFTHPRAVLENYPGVPAGACRAGREAMGAFRFAPLTLAPGASARYILLLGVEESDEAIDRLFVRYDTAAKVDDALAETRRYWKEKVNVAFATGDADGDRLMKWVCFQPYLRRLFGCSFLPHHDYGRGGRGWRDLWQDCLSLLLMEPGPVGRMIEANFGGVRVDGTNATIIGAGDGNFIADRNGIARVWMDHALWPQMTTQLYLDQTGDLALLDRKAPYFKDPQAMRGNGIDEAWAPEQGSWQRTEAGEVYRGTLLEHLLLQQLTAFYDVGEHNLYRLRGADWNDALDMAADRGESVAFTCAYAGNLRTLAALLRQLDGRSPGGKAELMEELTVLLRPGQDYDDRAGKRALLGQYLERCRHTLSGRTVRVPLTDLADDLEKRADWLTGHLRRQEWIDGGEEGWFNSYYDNDGQPVEGFFPAGVRMMLTGQVFAVMGGVADEEQVRRIVRSADHYLYRPEIGGYRLNTDFGELKFNLGRMFGFAYGEKENGAVFSHMTVMYANALYRRGFAREGWKALKTLADAALHFETSRIYPGIPEYFSTDGRGVYHYLTGAASWFMLTMITQAFGVRGEAGDLLLAPQLTAEQFDETGTAELRLTFAGRPLTVRYHNAARKEAGSYRLGEVRCGDTAVTPGADGTVKLPRALVEQLPAEGGLITAELV, encoded by the coding sequence ATGCAGCATCCCCATTTTATCGATGCGGACGGCAGCTTCACACTGGACCGCCCCGAAGAGATCAGCCAGCTGTACTTTCCGCTGGCTTCCGAAGCCGGGCTGAAGAGCTGTGTTTCACCGGACCTGGGCGGCGACGCCAAGCTGGACCAGGAGACCTTTCTGCTGGAACCGGTGAGCGTGGAAAACCTGCACAACAACCGCTCCACCCGGAATTTCTGGCTGGTGGGGGCGGACGGCACCGCCCTTTCGCTGACCGGCGCCTCGGCCGCCCAGCAGGCGGTGAAGTTCACCCCCGCCCAGGACGACAGTCGCCTGACGGCGGGCTTCATGTGGCATACGCTGGAGCGCACCCTGAAAGCGGCGGGGGTCCGCGCCGTCCTGACCAGCTTTGTGCCGGTGGGGGACAATGTGGAAGTGCTCAGCGTCACGGTGGAAAACATCACCGACAGCACCCTCACCTTCACCTCCTACGGGGCGGTACCCCTCTACGGCCGCAGCGCCGACAACCTGCGGGACCACCGCAACGTGACCTCCATGCTCCACCGCATCCGCACCACCGTCCACGGGGTGCGGGTCTGCCCCACCATGTCCTTTGACGAGCGGGGCCACCGGCCCAACCAAAAGGTCTACTATCTGCTGGGCTACGGCGCCGACGGCCAGGCCCCGGCAGCCTTCTACCCCACGGTGGAGGAGTTCATCGGGGAGGGCGGCAGCTTCACCCATCCCCGGGCGGTGCTGGAAAACTACCCCGGCGTGCCGGCGGGGGCCTGCCGCGCCGGGCGGGAGGCCATGGGCGCCTTCCGCTTTGCGCCCCTGACCCTGGCCCCCGGTGCCTCGGCCCGGTACATCCTGCTGCTGGGGGTGGAGGAGAGCGACGAGGCCATCGACCGGCTCTTTGTCCGGTATGACACCGCCGCCAAGGTGGACGACGCCCTGGCCGAGACCCGCCGCTACTGGAAGGAGAAGGTCAACGTGGCCTTTGCCACCGGCGACGCCGACGGCGACCGGCTGATGAAGTGGGTCTGCTTCCAGCCCTACCTGCGGCGGCTCTTCGGCTGCTCCTTCCTGCCCCACCACGACTACGGCCGCGGCGGCCGGGGCTGGCGGGACCTGTGGCAGGACTGCCTTTCCCTGCTGCTCATGGAACCCGGTCCGGTGGGCCGGATGATAGAGGCCAACTTCGGCGGCGTGCGGGTGGACGGCACCAACGCCACCATCATCGGCGCCGGGGACGGCAACTTCATCGCCGACCGCAACGGCATTGCCCGGGTCTGGATGGACCACGCCCTCTGGCCCCAGATGACCACCCAGCTCTATCTGGACCAGACCGGCGACCTGGCCCTGCTTGACCGCAAGGCCCCCTACTTCAAGGACCCCCAGGCGATGCGGGGCAACGGCATCGACGAGGCCTGGGCCCCCGAACAAGGCAGCTGGCAGCGCACCGAAGCCGGGGAGGTCTACCGCGGTACCCTGCTGGAACATCTGCTGCTCCAGCAGCTCACCGCCTTCTACGATGTGGGCGAACACAACCTCTACCGCCTGCGGGGGGCCGACTGGAACGACGCCCTGGATATGGCCGCCGACCGCGGCGAGAGCGTGGCCTTCACCTGTGCCTACGCGGGCAATCTGCGGACGCTGGCGGCCCTGCTCCGCCAGCTGGACGGGCGCAGCCCCGGCGGCAAAGCGGAGCTGATGGAGGAACTGACGGTGCTGCTGCGCCCCGGCCAGGACTACGACGACCGGGCGGGCAAGCGGGCACTGCTGGGGCAGTACCTGGAGCGCTGCCGCCACACCCTGAGCGGCCGCACCGTGCGGGTGCCCCTGACCGACCTGGCCGACGACCTGGAAAAGCGGGCGGACTGGCTCACCGGCCATCTGCGCCGCCAGGAATGGATCGACGGCGGCGAGGAGGGCTGGTTCAACAGCTACTACGACAACGACGGCCAGCCGGTGGAAGGGTTCTTCCCCGCCGGTGTGCGGATGATGCTCACCGGGCAGGTATTTGCCGTCATGGGCGGGGTGGCCGACGAGGAACAGGTGCGCCGCATCGTGCGCAGCGCCGACCACTACCTCTACCGCCCCGAGATCGGCGGCTACCGGCTGAACACCGATTTCGGCGAACTGAAATTCAACCTGGGCCGGATGTTCGGCTTTGCCTACGGCGAGAAGGAGAACGGGGCTGTCTTCTCCCACATGACGGTGATGTACGCCAACGCCCTCTACCGCCGGGGCTTTGCCAGGGAGGGCTGGAAGGCCCTGAAAACCCTGGCCGACGCCGCCCTGCACTTTGAGACCAGCCGCATCTACCCTGGCATTCCCGAATACTTCTCCACCGACGGGCGGGGGGTCTACCACTACCTCACCGGCGCGGCCAGCTGGTTCATGCTGACGATGATCACCCAGGCCTTCGGCGTCCGGGGCGAGGCCGGGGACCTGCTGCTGGCCCCCCAGCTCACCGCCGAACAGTTTGATGAAACCGGCACCGCCGAACTGCGGCTGACTTTTGCGGGCCGCCCGCTGACGGTGCGCTACCATAACGCCGCCCGCAAGGAGGCCGGCAGCTACCGCCTGGGCGAAGTCCGGTGCGGCGACACCGCCGTGACCCCCGGCGCCGACGGCACCGTGAAGCTGCCCCGCGCCCTGGTGGAGCAGCTGCCCGCCGAGGGCGGCCTGATCACGGCGGAACTGGTATAA
- a CDS encoding GH36-type glycosyl hydrolase domain-containing protein produces MQYGYFDDAHREYVVQRPDTPAPWVNYLGSPEYGAIISNNAGGYSFAKSGANGRILRYVFNQFDRPGRYLYLRDNASGDFWSASWQPVGKDLQDYACECRHGMGYTRMLSDYAGIHAEAVYYVPKDSAHEVWELTVTNTTDAPRELTLTGYAEFTNHNNYEQDQVNLQYSLFISRTLFAGNRITQQIHGNLDAQPTDELVDGKNVTERFFGLAGADVASYCGDKEAFLGRYHDYGNPQGVLSGDLGNVLSYNENACGALSCVVKLAPGESRTVAFLLGMKPSEEAAALVAGYADPAARCAAEVEALKQDWYGRLDHLQVHTPDDAFNTMINTWNAYNCFITFVWSRAASLIYCGLRNGYGYRDTVQDIQGIIHLEPAMAKEKIRFMLSAQVDNGGGLPLVKFTHNPGHEDTPDDASYVAETGHPAYRADDALWLFPTVYKYVAETGDKAFLDEVIPFANRDEGTVYEHLKRAVQFSLDHLGPHGLPAGLYADWNDCLRLGANGESTFVALQFYYALEILRRFAADRGDEAACRHLEATMADTARKIQSLCWDGDRFIRGFTEEGQRIGAAADPEANLWLNPQSWAVISGLADKDQADRAMAQVYDRLNTAYGAVLMDPPYHAHAFEGALAVIYNPGTKENSGIFSQSQGWLILAEALCGHGERAFTYFTENAPAAQNDRAEVRRLEPYCYGQFTEGPASAHFGRSQVHWLTGTASTVMVGCVEGILGLRPDLNGLRLAPAVPAAWKSFTMDKDFRGKKLHIRVENPQGKESGFASLTLNGEALPDNYLPAHKLQAENDILLVL; encoded by the coding sequence ATGCAATACGGATATTTTGACGATGCCCACCGGGAGTATGTGGTCCAGCGCCCCGATACCCCCGCCCCCTGGGTAAACTATCTCGGCTCGCCGGAGTACGGCGCCATCATCTCCAACAACGCCGGCGGCTACAGCTTTGCCAAGTCCGGCGCCAACGGCCGCATCCTGCGCTATGTCTTCAACCAGTTTGACCGCCCCGGCCGGTACCTCTACCTGCGGGACAACGCCAGCGGGGATTTCTGGTCGGCTTCCTGGCAGCCGGTGGGCAAGGACCTGCAGGACTACGCCTGCGAATGCCGCCACGGCATGGGCTACACCCGGATGCTCTCCGACTATGCGGGCATCCACGCCGAAGCGGTCTACTATGTGCCCAAAGACAGCGCCCATGAAGTCTGGGAGCTGACGGTGACCAACACCACCGACGCCCCCCGGGAACTGACCCTGACGGGCTACGCGGAATTCACCAACCACAACAACTACGAGCAGGACCAGGTGAATCTGCAGTATTCCCTCTTTATCAGCCGGACCCTCTTTGCGGGCAACCGCATCACCCAGCAGATCCACGGCAACCTGGACGCCCAGCCCACCGACGAACTGGTGGACGGCAAGAACGTCACCGAGCGGTTCTTCGGGCTGGCGGGGGCGGACGTGGCCAGCTACTGCGGCGACAAGGAAGCCTTCCTGGGCCGGTACCATGACTACGGCAACCCCCAGGGGGTGCTTTCCGGTGACCTGGGCAACGTGCTGAGCTACAACGAGAACGCCTGCGGCGCCCTCTCCTGCGTGGTGAAGCTTGCCCCCGGCGAAAGCCGCACCGTGGCCTTCCTTTTGGGGATGAAGCCCTCCGAGGAAGCCGCCGCCCTGGTGGCGGGCTACGCCGACCCCGCCGCCCGCTGCGCCGCCGAGGTGGAGGCGCTGAAGCAGGACTGGTACGGACGGCTGGACCATCTGCAGGTCCACACCCCCGACGACGCCTTCAATACGATGATCAACACCTGGAACGCCTACAACTGCTTCATCACCTTTGTGTGGAGCCGGGCGGCTTCCCTGATCTACTGCGGCCTGCGCAACGGCTACGGCTACCGGGATACCGTGCAGGACATCCAGGGCATCATCCATCTGGAACCGGCCATGGCCAAGGAGAAGATCCGGTTCATGCTCTCCGCCCAGGTGGACAACGGCGGCGGTCTGCCTCTGGTAAAATTCACCCACAACCCCGGCCATGAGGATACCCCCGACGATGCCTCCTATGTGGCGGAGACCGGCCACCCGGCCTACCGCGCCGACGACGCGCTGTGGCTCTTCCCCACCGTCTATAAATATGTAGCCGAAACCGGGGACAAGGCCTTCCTGGACGAGGTCATCCCCTTTGCCAACAGGGACGAGGGCACCGTCTACGAGCACCTGAAGCGGGCGGTGCAGTTCTCGCTGGATCATCTGGGTCCCCACGGCCTGCCCGCCGGGCTCTACGCCGACTGGAACGACTGCCTGCGGCTGGGCGCCAACGGCGAGTCCACCTTTGTGGCGCTGCAGTTCTACTATGCCCTGGAGATCCTGCGCCGGTTTGCCGCCGACCGGGGGGACGAGGCCGCCTGCCGCCATCTGGAAGCGACCATGGCCGACACCGCCCGCAAGATCCAGTCCCTTTGCTGGGACGGCGACCGGTTCATCCGCGGCTTTACCGAGGAAGGCCAGCGCATCGGCGCCGCCGCCGACCCGGAGGCCAACCTCTGGCTGAACCCCCAGAGCTGGGCGGTCATCAGCGGGCTGGCGGACAAGGACCAGGCCGACCGGGCCATGGCCCAGGTCTACGACCGGCTGAACACCGCCTACGGCGCGGTGCTCATGGACCCGCCCTACCACGCCCATGCCTTTGAGGGCGCCCTGGCGGTGATCTACAACCCCGGCACCAAGGAAAATTCCGGTATCTTCTCCCAGTCCCAGGGGTGGCTGATCCTGGCCGAAGCCCTCTGCGGCCACGGGGAGCGGGCCTTCACCTACTTTACCGAGAACGCCCCCGCCGCCCAGAACGACCGGGCGGAAGTGCGCCGCCTGGAGCCCTACTGCTACGGCCAGTTCACCGAGGGCCCGGCCAGCGCCCACTTCGGCCGCTCCCAGGTGCACTGGCTCACCGGCACGGCGTCCACCGTCATGGTGGGCTGCGTGGAGGGCATCCTGGGCCTGCGCCCCGACCTGAACGGTCTGCGGCTGGCCCCTGCGGTGCCTGCCGCCTGGAAGAGCTTTACCATGGACAAAGACTTCCGGGGCAAGAAGCTGCACATCCGGGTGGAAAATCCCCAGGGCAAGGAGAGCGGCTTCGCCAGCCTGACCCTCAACGGGGAGGCCCTGCCCGACAACTACCTGCCTGCCCACAAGCTGCAGGCCGAGAACGACATCCTGCTGGTGCTGTAA
- a CDS encoding helix-turn-helix transcriptional regulator: MSYQKEWLLLEANDEVDEMEHRDPSEEYRFYRAVADGDVNAVRHNCELGRFREGEGVGQLSRDPVLNLKYHFVITTAMVTRLCGQHGMELEQAFRLSDFYIQKLDDLHTADEVCALHDEMVMDFTKKMRKNLRSDTNSKHINEGKDYIYAHIKERITIEDLADELGVSPSYLSRLFKKETGMSVSAYIRQQKIEIAKNLLRFSDSSLIDIANQLAFSSQSHFIQQFREVTGMTPKKYRDESRLNPWDD, from the coding sequence ATGAGTTACCAAAAGGAATGGCTGCTTCTGGAAGCCAACGATGAAGTGGATGAGATGGAGCACCGGGATCCCAGCGAGGAGTACCGGTTCTACCGGGCGGTGGCCGACGGCGATGTGAACGCCGTGCGCCACAACTGCGAGTTGGGCCGCTTCCGGGAGGGGGAAGGCGTGGGACAGCTTTCCCGTGACCCGGTGCTGAACCTGAAATACCATTTTGTCATCACCACCGCCATGGTCACCCGGCTGTGCGGCCAGCACGGCATGGAGCTGGAACAGGCCTTCCGCCTCAGCGATTTCTACATCCAGAAGCTGGACGACCTGCACACAGCCGACGAGGTCTGCGCCCTGCATGATGAGATGGTGATGGATTTTACCAAAAAGATGCGCAAAAATCTGCGCAGCGACACCAATTCCAAACATATCAATGAGGGCAAGGATTACATTTACGCCCACATCAAGGAGCGCATCACCATCGAGGACCTGGCCGACGAGCTGGGGGTATCGCCCAGTTATCTGTCCCGGCTTTTCAAAAAGGAGACCGGCATGTCGGTGTCGGCCTACATCCGCCAGCAGAAGATCGAAATTGCGAAAAACCTGCTGCGCTTCAGCGACAGTTCCCTCATCGACATTGCCAACCAGCTGGCCTTTTCCTCCCAGAGCCATTTCATCCAGCAGTTCCGCGAAGTCACCGGCATGACCCCCAAGAAGTACCGGGACGAAAGCCGCCTGAATCCCTGGGACGACTGA